Within the Miscanthus floridulus cultivar M001 chromosome 2, ASM1932011v1, whole genome shotgun sequence genome, the region CGATCCATCTTCGCCGCCGGTGCGACCGTCGTCCTTGGATCCGGTGATATCGCCGCCGCTCCATCACCTCTTCCTGAGTTCCCTGCTCCCTCAGTCCCTCTCCGTCTTCCTTTTTACTCCTTCTCCTCTGTTTGTCGATGAACATGTGAGTCCGCCTCCCCGTCTCTCTTCCGTCGTCGCTCGCCGTCCTTCTTAATCCCGTCTTGCCCTtgtgtggccctcgtcttctccggcgccgagctccggttgcgcaggcaagtccatccccattcgtaaccctaaccctagcccctagATCTATACGTTTCTCAGTGTTTTGATTCTATTTTTGGGATCATTTTCTCATCCTTTTCTTCTTTTCGTGTTCTTTTTCTTTGCAGGTCTGTTGCCGATGCCTCGTCGTCAACTAGCCTTGGCGTAGATGGACGACGGGCAATGGCACCGCGGCCAAGCCATAGccgcgcaccgttgaggaacggtgctggagtTCAGCCGTCCGCGGCCGAGGGCCCCATGGCGTGTGACCCGCAGGGCGACGATGCCATGTTCCCTGTGACTGGCGACGATGACTTGGTTGCGGCTGGGCTGTCCCCGGAGCACGACGACGACGTCCGTGACCCCTTTGCGGTGTTTGATGACGCCACCCGCGGGACACAGCCGGCGATCGACGTCGATGCCGTCGATGCAGGGGCAACGGGGACAGGGACGGTGGACTCCAACACCCACTCCAACAACACTGGTGTTAATGGTAATGCTGATGGTAATGGTACTCGTACTCCTTTCTCTGGTGCTGTTTCTAGACTTGATAAGCGCAAGTCTAAGTGCTGGGGTGACTTTGAGGAGGTTTATGAGAAGATTAATGGTGTCGATGTGCGTGTTAGAGCTATATGTAAGATGTGTAGAACTGTGTTGAGTGCTAGATCTGCTGCTGGTACTGGTCACATTCTTAGGCACCAAAAATCTTGCAAATAGAAACTTGATAATGCTTCTAGGGTTTAGTCTCGACTAGCTTTTAATGCTGATGGGTCTTTGCATAATTGGAACTATGATCCTGCTGTTGCTAGAACTGAACTGTGTagattgattgctaggcttgatcttCCTCTTGGTTTTGGTGACATTGATGCATTTGAGGAATATATTAAAAATTCTCATAACCCAAGATTTGTTAGATCATCTAGAAGAACCACCACTAGTGATCTAGATAAGTTATTTACTGAACGTCGTGCTATGATTAGGAACTGTGTGCATGCTTCTGcatctgttgctttgacttctgacatatggtctggtaatgctaaagaggattacatatatgttgttgctcactatgtgaatgctgATTGGGAATTGCAAAAGAAGATTGTTGGTCTTAGGTTGATTCAAGTTAAgcattctggtgaaaacatttCTGCTTCCATTGCATCTGTTGTTGAGGAGTATGGCTTGGTTGATAAAATCTTTTTTATCACTTTAGATAATGcatcttctaatgctaaggctatgaaAACTTTGACACCCATGTTTGCTAGTTATCTTGGTTGTGATCCTGCACCTGATGATCCTGCACCTGGTTACAGTCTTGTGCATCAACGCTGTGCTTGTCACATTATTAATCTGATAGTCAAATCTGGACTAAAAAGAATCAAACCTTATATAGAGGATTTTAGAACTACAATTAATTTCTTgaactcctctaatcaaagaattgctatgtttaAAAACTACTGTGAAGCTAAAGGTATGAGACCTAGAAAATTTGGCTTagacatggatgttagatggaattctacttaTCTCATGCTAAAACATTTGGTTCCTTACAGTGAAGTATTTTCtgtgttcataaattcaaattatggTTCTGCACTATTGTCTCCAGCCCATTGGCACGTGGCTGGGAAAATATTGGAGTTCCTGGAAGTATTTTATGACTCTACTGTTACACTGTCTGATGTTTATTATCCTACCAGTCCTCTTGTGCTGCACCATGTTCTGAAGATTGCAACccatttgcatgcatgtgaaagGGATGTTAATCTTAGACCCTTTGTGTACCCTATGCAGCATAAATTTCTTAAGTATTGGAAGGACATTCCTCTCTTATACTCATTTGCATTTATTCTTGACCCTAGAGCTAAGCTTAGAGGTATGCAAAGGGTCCCCCATTTACTTACTGAATATACTGGTACTGATTACACTACTTACTATGCTGATTTGAAAACTGAGTTGCATAAAATGTTTAAGaaatatttgagaaagtttggtgcaaccaggtcacaaagggtTGCTGGTCCTACCCCACCCACTGGTAAGAGAAAACAGGCTTGGGGGGTAATTTTTGGAGGATCAGGTCTGCCTGGTCCTTCCAGTGGTACTGCCTGTTCTTCTTCTCACTCTACTGCTTCTGAACTTTCAAGCTATTTGGACAGCGACTGCATAACTGCTTATGAGGATGGTTTTGACATTCTTCTGTGGTGGAAggaccacaaactaacctatccCATCCTGGCTATTATGGCCAGAGATATCATGTCAGTTCCTGTTTCCACTTGTTCTtcagagtcttgtttcagcttagTAGGGAGGATCCTAGAAGAACGGCGCCGGAGCTTGAAACCAGAACATGTTGAGATGCTAACCTTGTTGAAGGACTGGGAGCTAGGAGAGAAGAGGGAACAACATGAAGCTGCTGATACCAAGGAAATTGAAGATGCATTCGAGAATCTGTTCCTGGATGAACCAGAAGGTGAAGATGATGCATCTGGTGGCTAAGAGTGGCATTGGTTGGCTGGGAGTGTTGGAGTACTTTTGTGTGAGTTGAGAGTGGATGTGTCCCTCACTCACTTGCTTAGTTTTCATTTGAACATTTGAACAATGGTCTGTAATAACTATGTAAGATTAAGACATTTGgagctggctgcactcttttttcctgcctagggtttctcacaaaggTGAGTTTTATCTAggtaggtttttaatgaggcagcattgcacaaaatAGCTTTTTTTGATATTTAAATCTGTTGTCTTCATCTTGCTGTTGCTGCTGTTTATTGCCTAAGTGTCCTAAATGGCTAAGTGTGAAAAAATTGTGTTGGTCAAAATTCATACTTATGTGTTCATTGTTGAAAAAAATGGATTGAGATGTTTATTTGGAGGTGTTTTAGATTTAACGGACTGTGGGCTGGCACGACCTGCTATTTTTGTCGTGCCTCACGGGCCAGCACGACACGAAAAATGGCCCACAggcccgtgcctgggccgaaggccaggcccgcAGGCCGATGAGGCACGGCCCGCAGGGCACGACGTGCCTCCTTGGCCGGATAGCCATCGTGCTGTGCCGGCCCGTGACCGTGCCATGCCGGGCTGGGCCGGCCCGATGCCCAGATATAAGAGAACGAGAGCGCGCGCTATACATGGGTCAGGAGGGCCGTGGCAGCGACGAACGGCACCGCCGGCAGCCGCGCCAGGCCGCACGCCGTGGTGATGCCGTACTCGCTGCAGGGCCACGTCATCCCGGCGGTGCACCTGGCGCTGCGGCTGGCGGAGCGCGGGTTCGCGGTCACCTTCGTCAGCACGGAGTCCGTGCACCACCAGATCGGCGCGGGCGGCGACATCTTCGCCGCCGTGCGGGGGCACGCGGGAGCGACGACGACGGAGGACGGCGACCACCAGGAGCTGGACGTGCGGTACGAGCTGGTGAGCGACGGCTTCCCACTGGGCTTCGACCGCTCGCTGAACCACGACCGGTTCATGGAGGGCGTCCTGCACGTGCCCCCGGCCCACGTCGAGGAGCTCCTCCGCCGCGTCGTCGTCGACCCGGCCACCACGTGCCTCGCCATCGATACCTTCTTCGTGTGGCCGGCCACGCTGGCACGGAAGCTGGGCGTCCCGTACGTGTCCTTCTGGACGGAGCCCGCGCTCATCTTCAACCTCTACTACCACatggacctgctcaccaagcacGGTCACTTCAAATGCAAAAGGTAACTTAGCTAAACTGATGAGATGGTGCTATAATAATTAATAACCTCATTGATCTCGATCTCTATCGCATATGTCGTCTAAAATTAAGCCTCGTCATTTGGTACCAGTGAAGCTGAAGCTGTTTTGATAAAAAAAACGTTTGAGCTTCTTGTATTATCGTGAATGGCTGAGACAAATGCCctattcgtttgggctggtttgacttataagtcatgactgaaagtactgttggctggtttggtttaagagaaaaatactgttcgttggctgataagccagatacgagcaaacgaacaggctgaaaaaTGACAAATGTCCAGATAGCTAGTACAAGCTTGGTTTTTTCAGCTGCACGTGCGAGGCACTCCTTGTGAGAGCACCTTTCTAGGAGCTCCACGCAAGGAGCCGTTAAAATTTTATCCGCTGGCGAAGAAAGGTGTGTTGAACTACTTAAGAAGCTGGAGAAAAATATATACCAAACAAGATCTAAATTGGCGCCATGTCTATATACAAGTATAATCATCAACCAAGTTGGACAAACCAAGCATCTCTATATCATTCCAGTACTAGTTGGTATATCCGGCGAAGAAGAGCCTCCAAGCCGGTCATTCTGGCCAACGTCAAGTAGCATACTCCTTTGATGTTCGATTTCAAGAACTTGTTAAATCATACATGTGCTATATTAAATTTAAGTTTATGTAATTTAAATATACTTATAGCCAATATTACGTGCATATATCATATATAATTATTTATATGACTACTACTTTAGTAACGCTTGAAACGGTACAAGGGCATATAGGTTTGAAGGGGAAAAACCCCAAAACGGTCACTAAAATGGTGTCCTTTAAAAAGAACTCTGAAGCTAAAAATAAAATAATGCTATCTGGAATATGTTCCAGCACTGGTGCTAAGGCATGTGTAACTCTGTTTCATTATCTAGGTTTACATTTACATAAATAGTACATATGAGATGAGTTGAAATACAGTTTGAGGACAAAGTGAGGGACACGCCACAGGACTGAACAGAGGCTGACGATATGAAACGCATGACGAGAGGGAGAGCAGCCCCTAACCAGTCGATGGGAGACACGGACCGCTGCCTCGATTCTCCAACGCTTTTCTTTCGCCCACGCCCAAGCAGTTCCTGCCAAAAACCGATCTGCGCTGCATGCTCCTCAACTAAAGCCAACGCAGTTGGAGGACCAGGACTACTCCAGGAGCGGCGCAGATCGATCCACCCGGTCGCCATCTGGGCCACACACTGATGCCTCCTTGGGTCTGTATTCTTCAGAATCATCCAATCTCACTGACGGCTCACGTCGGCACGTCGCTAGCCGGTCGCCCAGGGCGCTGAGCATCGGCCTGTTAGTTTGGCTGTgactcgtcgtaaacgatcgtaaatttctagctagaatagtatttttcttttacacaaaccagccagcagtacttcttcacgaatcagcaatgatacgaaccagccaaccgaacaggctaagTACAGGTACAGTGCACATCAGCGTCTAGGAGACGACTGAAACGTTGCTTGCCAGTCACTACTCATCACTAATCTTAATGCGATTCCAATTCAGTCTGTTTCGGACGATCGATGCAAACAGTCCGTTTGAGATTGCTTAGCCTTCCGTCCTAATGAGACTCGAACCCCTTGGATTTGATGGCATTTTTTTGAACGTTGCATGCACGTCTAACAAATCACTCGATTCACTATTCATTCTTTTGATAGTTGATGACACGAACCATTTTATACCATGTGTGTATCTCTGTTCTCAACTGTGTCTCTTCGTCATACAATCTTATTGTTTGCTTCAGCCAGTTCGTCACCACCCTTGCCCTTGGCCTTATTAGGGCCTCTTTAAGGACACTCTCAACATAAAAATTATTCTCTCCGTCctattataatataatataaataataaTGTATCCAaacaattataggacagattgcGAAGCAAAACAAATGACGCATGTAACTCTTCTTTAATTGCAGAGAGATTTTGTGCTTACTGTTTTTTGAATCTGCTAGTTGACAGTAATGACAAGTACGCATATTATTGGTAGTTTTAGGGAGTTAATTCACCTAGAATaccttataatttaaaacaatTTTTAAATGCTTCAGTACCTTATATTTTAGAATAAAATGAAGTAGATGGTTTCTATGTTCTTTACACTAttacagatttggacatcactgtcggatttgtgagatCCGGCAGTGATGTATCTTCACcgtcggttatgagcttgaaaatgagaaaataatTGGGTATGGGTTAAAACTGGCAGTGAAGAaccatatcactgccggtttgtggcttgagccggcagtgttttggtggccccttatcactgccggttcaagcaaagagccgacagtgattgtgatctatcactgtcggttctaaccaagaaccgatggtgataagcctacagcacaaaaaaaagttgcagccgtcctcttcttcctcctctcttccatcccgagaacagaggcgcacgtttgggcccttccctctattgttgtggctgctcttcaccatgaagcaagcgcttggattttgaagaatggctggatctttttgctttaaggttagtaacaaacatctactcctttgattttgttgctacattgcttgattctcattctaattctttctccattctagagagcacttttccaattggacatttgtgcaaggctcaaattatggtgaatccatcatctaaAAGGTTAGTGTCTATgaatacatttaaattcctaaCTAATTAtttcatggtggtcaagatcatcattgttagtatgtgatgctataattagttcttagaagtagagtagaatagttgttcttcattattatgcaataattgtttttactacgattttcaatttacatggCTCGgactaccaattttaattttccaataattagtgtacaataatattttttaaaaatagtactttcgagctacaattgttgttcatgaagctcgatttcttattaattctttatatttactgtctcagtatttttttgtgcagagatggagcgagagtggatgcatctatcccgaatagacaagcggtacatgcatggcgtcaactagtttatcaccgatgccagagcccatgctgggaatgggaaccctgtcttttacccatgcaaagattgcaagaatcaaaggaacttttgtcaaattgagtctatatgatcgcacttgattaccagagggttcatgccaaactatacgatatggactatgcatgacgaggttggtgtgaatgttctgtaggaaaatgataatgatgtggacatgcctgacgtagccatccacgatgctgacaaggaacccggtgtcaacataaAATCTAtgaccacagttaataatgtgtttaggaacacgctagctgacgataccgagaataacgatggcatttctcagctgctacataaTGCAGAGActagatgtcttagtgaaagatagctgagaaaactagagaaaataagacaagatggcaaaataccattgtataggaattgtccaatgagcaaactggaaaccaacatcatgctgttagagttcaaatcggcAAACGGATTaaacgataaaggcttcgatcagttgttagatataataaggaaaatgctcctagaaaaaaaatgagttaccagaaaagacatacttggccaagcaaatgatctgccccatcggcctcgagattgaaaaaatccatgcgtgttccaatgattgcatattgtaccatgaagaaaaatacaaagacttggacaagtgccccaagtgtgaagctacACGGTACAAGGAAGAACAGTTAGATGAGGGTATCAAGAccgtttggtattttcctatagctccctgggtgcataggctgtttgcatgtgcaaagtcagccaagttgTTGCGTTGgtatggcgaagagcgtaagaaagatacaatgatgaggcaccccgctgatgggcatgactggaggactgtcaatactatgttctataaggacatcggtggagaggtaaggcacctttggtttgctttgagcacagatgggatgaatcctttcgaccaggttagaagcaattatagcacctggccagtgatgctctgtatatacaacctttcaccttgggtctgtatgaagcggtcgtacatccagatgccactactgatccaagggccaagacaacctgcgaatgacatcgatgtgtttctagaaccaatgatcgatgaactagtggagatgtttgaaaagggtgtgccggatgtttgggacgagtacaaaaaggaacatatcacgatcaagggagtacttatcgctacaatcaccgacctgccaggtcgaggttcgttatccagagagaagacaaaaggctatactggatgtgttgagtgcttggacgacaccgatgcggtaaatttgccaaataactcaaagatagtttatataggacaccgtaggttcctacctaaggatcacccttaccgcaggaatagaaaagattttaacggtactattgagaaacacttagctccaaaatatcgagacgggcctgtgaTACTTtcagaactcaacaaactggaggttgtccttaggaagggggacaatgcagtagcagtgcctgatgggagcgtttgaaagaaaaaaatcagttttctggaaactaccttcctggccatttctgagtgtacgccactgtcttgatcccatgcacatcactaaaaatatgtgcgctaacactcttaacaccttgatggacaccggggggacatcaaaggattcactagccacacgcctagacatgcaacacatgggaatcaggaaggagctgcatcctgtggagctagagaatggccagttcgaacttccggttgtgtCATGAACattaaagaaggaagaaaagcgtgcgcttatttgtttcttcaatgaactcaaagtcccaagggctactgtgcgaacccgaagaggctagtgaacatgagagaactcaagttcaactatggccctataaaggctcatgattgtcttgtcattatgactcagctgctccctattgccctgcgtggtatcctccccccaaaggcccgtgccccaatcataaagctttgctcattcttcaacgcaatctcaaaaaaggtcattgatgtgtccatgctagagcagttgcagcgggacatagccgaaactctcgttaggcttgagatgtattttccgccaacttactttgatatgtcattacatctgctcattcatcttgttgaccaaattagagcccttggcctaatgtacctacataagatgttccctttcgaaagattgatgaatattttcaggaggtatgttaggaacagattcaggccagaagggggcatagttgaaggatggtcaacagaggaggccattgaggtctgcacatattatctagacatcaaaagggtcagagttctagaatctcgtcataagggaagactacgtggcaaaggaacaatcagggagaaatctgttacagtagacgatcATATTTCTTTTAGATAGTCATAGTTCACTATTCTCCAACAAGCCAAgagtgtgatgccatacattggtaagcacaggcaatcactgcaaactctatatccgagcaggtcacaggcttggctggataaaaaacataaggaggaatttgtcaactggttgcgatgCCGCTTggttggaataaagttgggtaatcaactggatgccttatctaagggaccttcgagtacatatcttaagtaccaagggtatgagatcaatggattcactttttacacaaaaaagaaagatggaaagagcacataccaaaattgtggtgttcgttttgatgctcacaacaaaaatggcaacgtgcaggcgacatactatggtttcatagaggagatatgggagctagcctatggtccattgaaggcagctcttttcactgccagtgggtccggctcgaggaaatcaacactgacagcgaagggttcactaccgttgatctcactaagaccacatacagagacgaccctttcgtccttgcaagagatgttatgcaagtcttctatgcaagggacaacaagacaaaaggaaggctaaaagtagtcctagaagggaaaaggaagattgtcggtgtcgatggagtgacggacgaaaaagactacaggggctatcaggaaatgcctccattcggaaCGAACGTACCCCTATCTATCCTTCAAAagagtgacgaacctgcttacgtacggcttgatcacaatgagtccctcattgttgatgcacctaaagatagtaaTCATTATTCGGACATTGTTCACCATGTAtgtaatctaatttatattttgtgcgcttctctaaaattaaataattgactatgtaatcaaatattgagatgatgttcaaaaacactattatttgataattatagaccattaattaattatcatggaattaaataattgagacacaaatatttgtattattttataAGAAATTATATGTATTTACGTGCACTAAacggataaaagaaaaaacataaccTAAACTAACATAATCCTTAATGCTAGCGCAACGGTTAAGGCCCTATAATCTGGACCTCGAATTAATTAACTCCTGTTCAGaggataaaacaaaaaagaaaatataCATTGACGTACTCCCTATCATAGCACAGCGGTAAAAGCCAGGTACTGTGAAGCCTGCGCCCTTGGTTCGAATCCTAGGTGTGGCaaactttttttatatttttatagaaTTGTTCGAATCCTAGATGTGGCaaactttttttatatttttatagaattaaatgaaCCTCAACTTAAACTATAAAAATGATAACAAAACGTTTCCTAATGTAAATCCTCCTTTAATGCAGCGGTTAAGCCACTAATCCCTCTTTCTCGCTCCCTCGGTTCGAAACCCAGGCGgtacaatttttttattttttttatctagagCCCGCGGCAGTGGCACTGATTTAAAAAAAGAGCTGAGTGCCTGTCGCAGCGGCAGCTGTTTGTCAGGCCCATCACTGTTGGGTTTTTCTGAAAAATCGACAGTGATACATGGAATCACTGCTGATTCTAAAAACCAGCACTAATGACccctatcactgctggttttttaTCAAAACCGACAATGATATGAATATTCCCTCATGGACCAGCAGTGCTTCCGCTGATCACCACAGCAGGAGCACTACTCCCACCTACCGCGACAGCTAGCCTATAAAATGGCGCCCTGCTAaggagcctctccatgcatgttggtttcagccagggcttatcagccatgatgcattgtttttctctcacaacaaaccacagatatcgttatgcgtcgtagtccaccaaaatagtgcacacaagaggtactagaagaatgctactaaagatAGGGCAACGCCAAAGATTGGAGATGCTGCGAGATTCACAGGGCCATCCGCTGTGGTGCGCATCTGGACTGCaccaagaaaaaggccatgtacaacaGATgtatggattcatcgatgccaccttgtcatctccaaccggtatagctcatagaccacctcggtgctgctgtttgaccctagttggtgctagaagaatgccactgaggtggttaaattataatgtgttgatacacattgattgtaacattgacctgtacgcaaataggtctttattatcatatatggaattttagtgtaaggtctttgttatcatatatgtaatttatttctaatatttttgttatttttgatgaatttttgtactatctaaataaatatatcgttgttgttaaaacttttccactgtactatctaaataaatatatcatttacatatatgcaccttcactgtcggttctatttaaaaaccggtagtgatattcactttcactgtcggttctatttaaaaaccggcagtgatgttcatgcccctatataaaataaaccgctggccacatacatcgatcccacccacccatgaactctcagtcttatttctcatgtttcactctcacttctcaagaaatccactctctctctacgtgatttggttaTGGCTCCTAGTTTTTTcattggtattgatatgttgtcttctccaatattctatctatattcatttgatctatatttatattcatatttctttgcattctatatttatatatatattcttattccttgcattcgatctatatttaattatgttgccacattttacttggaagaattttttatgcatatattttatgttcatattttttttgcattttatcgatcaggtggtatgaacaacggacctcccccaccacaagaaccaggtttccaccctatcaatgagccattcgctcctaatgtcgCCATTCCACGATTCTCTGTTCtaactattgtatgaaatatttttcaacatctttttattttttgacgCTAACAagtaagtgtaattagtttaatatcattgttgcatatatatatatatatatatatatatatatatatatatatatatatatatatatatatatatatatatatatatatatatatatataacatatatatcgtagactatatccccaatagattggttacgaacagcacttagctggttctttatctcgaacATCGTCGAGAATACAACATATAAtgtaagtggtcggctatggacttgtgaactcagtttttccatccctttgaggggtgcaaatcatcggaaccatatccacgagacgggaagacagagcccggacgtgataagcacCCAATTCAGTGACGTGCGCTtctatttagaggcacttcgacgtgtttgctatgatgtgcctgatttctcgcacttcaaggcacttgctttgaatgctggtgatatccccgtcccacaagcaagcgaatggtttgcaaccgtgcagatgtggtaaaatggtcacttatacctgagtcgtagttatttgttgtttattattataataacattctctaatttttttatttttctccgcATGATTgtgctccaggaccttacctatgttgcatatggcttgtgggccattctagaccaagctacggagtaactcgggtacgattgggacttctgcaatggaaacctcagacagctcactatagaaggatgttAGTACTATATAAGGATTAATAACAGGGGCAGTAGTGATTCAGTAGGTtat harbors:
- the LOC136536666 gene encoding UDP-glycosyltransferase 86A1-like is translated as MPYSLQGHVIPAVHLALRLAERGFAVTFVSTESVHHQIGAGGDIFAAVRGHAGATTTEDGDHQELDVRYELVSDGFPLGFDRSLNHDRFMEGVLHVPPAHVEELLRRVVVDPATTCLAIDTFFVWPATLARKLGVPYVSFWTEPALIFNLYYHMDLLTKHGHFKCKSEAEAVLIKKTFELLVLS